One Streptomyces sp. NBC_01237 genomic region harbors:
- a CDS encoding response regulator transcription factor: MRLLIVEDEKRLAVSLAGGLTAEGFAVDVVHDGLEGLHLASGGTYDLVVLDIMLPGMNGYRVCAALRAAGHEVPILMLTAKDGEYDEAEGLDTGADDYLTKPFSYVVLVARIRALLRRRGTGSASPVLTVGTLRMDTAARRVHRGEDEIALTTKEFAVLEQLALRAGQVVSKADILEHVWDFAYDGDPNIVEVYISTLRRKLGAAAIRTVRGAGYRLEAL; this comes from the coding sequence ATGCGCCTGTTGATCGTGGAGGACGAGAAGCGACTCGCGGTGTCCCTGGCCGGGGGACTCACCGCCGAGGGCTTCGCCGTGGATGTGGTGCACGACGGCCTCGAAGGGCTGCACCTGGCGAGCGGGGGAACGTACGACCTCGTCGTCCTGGACATCATGCTGCCCGGCATGAACGGCTACCGGGTCTGCGCCGCCCTGCGCGCCGCGGGACACGAGGTGCCCATCCTCATGCTCACGGCGAAGGACGGGGAGTACGACGAGGCGGAGGGACTGGACACCGGCGCCGACGACTATCTGACCAAGCCGTTCAGCTACGTCGTCCTGGTCGCCCGGATCCGGGCGCTGCTGCGGCGCCGCGGCACCGGCTCCGCCTCGCCCGTGCTCACCGTGGGCACCCTGCGGATGGACACCGCCGCCCGGCGGGTGCACCGGGGCGAGGACGAGATCGCGCTGACCACGAAGGAATTCGCCGTACTGGAGCAACTGGCCCTGCGGGCGGGCCAGGTGGTGAGCAAGGCGGACATCCTGGAGCACGTGTGGGACTTCGCCTACGACGGCGACCCGAACATCGTCGAGGTCTACATCAGCACCCTGCGGCGCAAGCTGGGAGCCGCGGCCATCCGTACCGTGCGCGGTGCCGGCTACCGGCTGGAGGCGCTGTGA
- a CDS encoding sensor histidine kinase, with amino-acid sequence MRSVRARAALGATLVVALALIGAGLAVLMVLRANLTDQAGLQAEVTAREVAGQLALDKAYGALDLDDEEDHPVQVTDEDGRVVAVSQDLEAISGTDSGVVRPVPSAPAGTPGDDDDDDRDDRDDGDDDGGRPARGEVSSDDPDFTNGTATVDGHTADYRFAAVEATTSTGVTLTVHAGAPLATEQEAVGTVRGAMLTGLPVLLVVVAGVTWLVTRRALRPVEGIRREMAAITASEDLGRRVPEPDSRDEIARLARTTNETLTVLEASVDRQRRFVADASHELRSPIASLRTQLEVGAAHPELLDVPGAVADTVRLQTLAADLLLLARLDAGEKPGRTPLDLGALVREEVSQRVGDRIPVTVSVPDTGPCEVNGSRGQLARVIGNLLDNAERHADRVVAVSVGADANGVSVEVRDDGAGVPPDERERIFERFVRLDDARSRDDGGAGLGLAIARDVATRHGGTLTVDGAAEGGALFRLRLPGADRPH; translated from the coding sequence GTGAGGTCCGTACGGGCCAGGGCCGCGCTCGGCGCCACGCTGGTCGTCGCCCTGGCGCTGATCGGTGCCGGGCTCGCCGTCCTCATGGTCCTGCGCGCCAACCTGACCGACCAGGCCGGACTCCAGGCGGAGGTGACGGCCCGCGAGGTGGCCGGGCAGCTCGCCCTCGACAAGGCGTACGGCGCGCTGGACCTGGACGACGAGGAGGACCACCCGGTCCAGGTGACCGACGAGGACGGCCGGGTGGTGGCCGTCTCCCAGGACCTGGAGGCGATCTCGGGCACGGACAGCGGCGTCGTACGGCCGGTCCCTTCCGCCCCGGCGGGCACGCCGGGCGATGACGACGACGATGACCGGGACGACCGGGACGACGGGGACGACGACGGCGGCCGTCCGGCGCGCGGCGAGGTGTCCTCTGACGACCCCGACTTCACCAACGGCACCGCCACCGTCGACGGCCACACCGCCGACTACCGCTTCGCCGCCGTCGAGGCGACCACCTCCACCGGGGTGACCCTGACCGTCCACGCGGGCGCCCCGCTCGCCACCGAGCAGGAGGCCGTGGGCACCGTGCGCGGGGCCATGCTGACCGGGCTGCCCGTGCTGCTGGTCGTCGTCGCGGGGGTGACCTGGCTGGTGACCCGTCGGGCGCTGCGGCCGGTCGAGGGCATCCGCCGGGAGATGGCCGCGATCACCGCGTCCGAGGACCTCGGCCGCCGGGTGCCGGAGCCCGATTCGCGCGACGAGATCGCCCGGCTGGCCCGTACGACCAACGAGACCCTGACCGTGCTGGAGGCATCCGTGGACCGTCAGCGGCGCTTCGTCGCGGACGCGTCGCACGAGCTGCGCAGCCCGATCGCCTCGCTGCGCACGCAGCTGGAGGTGGGCGCCGCCCACCCGGAGCTGCTGGACGTGCCGGGTGCGGTCGCCGACACCGTACGGCTCCAGACGCTGGCGGCCGACCTGCTGCTGCTGGCCCGGCTGGACGCGGGGGAGAAGCCGGGGCGTACGCCGCTCGACCTGGGCGCGCTGGTCCGCGAGGAGGTCTCGCAGCGCGTCGGCGACCGGATCCCGGTGACGGTGTCGGTGCCGGACACGGGCCCCTGCGAGGTGAACGGTTCGCGCGGGCAGCTGGCGCGGGTGATCGGCAATCTGCTGGACAACGCCGAGCGTCACGCGGATCGGGTGGTCGCGGTCTCGGTGGGCGCCGACGCGAACGGCGTGAGCGTCGAGGTGCGCGACGACGGGGCGGGTGTGCCGCCCGACGAGCGGGAGCGGATCTTCGAACGGTTCGTGCGCCTCGACGACGCCCGCAGCAGGGACGACGGCGGGGCCGGTCTGGGCCTCGCCATCGCCCGGGACGTCGCCACCCGCCACGGCGGCACGCTGACGGTGGACGGGGCGGCGGAGGGCGGCGCGCTGTTCCGGCTGCGGCTGCCCGGCGCGGACCGCCCGCACTGA
- a CDS encoding MarR family winged helix-turn-helix transcriptional regulator produces the protein METETATRWLNDAEQCAWRTHLDVSRLLMHQLEKDLQPFGLTNNDYEILVNLSESDDQRMRMSDLAAATLQSKSRLSHQITRMETAGLVRRTNCESDRRGLYAVLTALGAETMRKVAPHHVASVRKHFMDLLSPEALADLHTALTPIAEHLRGRRGKA, from the coding sequence ATGGAGACCGAGACGGCCACGCGCTGGCTGAACGACGCGGAGCAGTGCGCCTGGCGCACCCACCTGGACGTCAGCAGGCTGCTGATGCACCAGCTGGAGAAGGATCTCCAGCCGTTCGGCCTGACCAACAACGACTACGAGATCCTGGTCAATCTCTCCGAGTCGGACGACCAGCGCATGCGGATGAGCGACCTCGCCGCTGCCACCCTGCAGTCCAAGAGCCGGCTCTCGCACCAGATCACCCGCATGGAGACCGCGGGGCTGGTCCGCCGCACCAACTGCGAGTCGGACCGCCGCGGACTGTACGCCGTACTGACCGCGCTCGGCGCCGAGACCATGCGCAAGGTCGCGCCGCACCATGTCGCCTCGGTGCGCAAGCACTTCATGGACCTGCTCTCCCCCGAGGCCCTGGCAGACCTGCACACGGCGCTGACGCCGATCGCGGAGCACCTGCGCGGACGGCGCGGCAAGGCGTAG
- a CDS encoding AIM24 family protein, which yields MSTPVIFDPMTLPSDDNVNAYTFCVELKGSQWFLQKGKMIAYYGRIEFNGIGHGRFERLIRTSFHSPLHASDWVVAEGSGKMLLADRAFDVNSYDLENGNLTIRSGNLLAYQPTLALKQSIVPGFLTLIGTGKFVAASNGPVVFMEPPLRVDPQALVGWADCPSPCHHYDHGYMSGIMGGLRSLTGIGGASGEEHQFEFVGAGTVLLQSTEVLMPEQTVGATPQQAGVPGGAGGAGGAGQPGSAPRLPGQLGDLQRRFGW from the coding sequence GTGAGCACGCCCGTGATCTTCGATCCGATGACGCTGCCGTCGGACGACAACGTCAACGCGTACACCTTCTGTGTGGAGCTGAAGGGGAGCCAGTGGTTCCTGCAGAAGGGGAAGATGATCGCCTACTACGGGCGGATCGAGTTCAACGGGATCGGGCACGGCCGCTTCGAGCGGCTGATCCGTACGAGCTTCCACTCACCGCTGCACGCGAGCGACTGGGTGGTGGCCGAGGGCAGCGGGAAGATGCTGCTCGCGGACCGGGCCTTCGACGTGAACTCGTACGACCTGGAGAACGGGAACCTGACCATCAGGTCCGGCAACCTGCTGGCCTACCAGCCGACGCTGGCCCTGAAGCAGTCGATCGTGCCGGGCTTCCTGACCCTGATCGGTACGGGGAAGTTCGTGGCGGCGTCCAACGGCCCGGTGGTCTTCATGGAACCGCCGCTGCGGGTCGATCCGCAGGCGCTGGTGGGCTGGGCCGACTGCCCCTCGCCCTGCCATCACTACGACCACGGCTATATGTCGGGGATCATGGGCGGGCTGCGGTCACTGACGGGAATCGGTGGCGCGTCGGGCGAGGAGCACCAGTTCGAGTTCGTCGGGGCGGGCACGGTGCTGCTCCAGTCGACCGAGGTACTGATGCCCGAGCAGACGGTGGGGGCGACTCCGCAGCAGGCGGGAGTGCCCGGTGGTGCGGGTGGTGCCGGTGGGGCGGGTCAACCTGGGTCCGCGCCCCGTCTGCCCGGCCAGCTGGGGGACCTCCAGCGTCGCTTCGGTTGGTGA
- a CDS encoding AIM24 family protein has translation MPFREINAKMVEASVAPGQKMYSQRGAMLAYRGEVSFTPNMQGGGGGLASMIGRRVAGEATPLMTVEGSGTVMFGHGGHHIQVINLAGDTLFVEADRLLAFDGTLQQGTMFMGSQGGVMGMVRGQVTGQGLFTTTLKGHGAVAVMAHGGVIELPIAPGRPVHVDPQAYVAHHGDVTNKLSTALGWRDMVGRGAGEAFQLELSGSGAVYVQASEEKL, from the coding sequence ATGCCGTTCCGTGAGATCAACGCGAAGATGGTCGAGGCCTCGGTGGCCCCCGGCCAGAAGATGTACAGCCAGCGGGGCGCGATGCTCGCCTACCGCGGCGAGGTCTCGTTCACCCCGAACATGCAGGGCGGCGGAGGCGGTCTCGCCTCCATGATCGGCCGGCGGGTGGCGGGTGAGGCGACCCCGCTGATGACGGTCGAGGGCAGCGGCACGGTGATGTTCGGCCACGGTGGCCACCACATCCAGGTGATCAACCTGGCGGGCGACACCCTGTTCGTGGAGGCCGACCGGCTGCTCGCCTTCGACGGCACCCTTCAGCAGGGCACGATGTTCATGGGTTCGCAGGGCGGGGTGATGGGCATGGTGCGCGGTCAGGTCACCGGGCAGGGCCTGTTCACCACGACGCTCAAGGGCCACGGCGCGGTCGCGGTGATGGCGCACGGCGGGGTGATCGAGCTGCCGATCGCGCCGGGCCGGCCGGTGCATGTGGACCCGCAGGCCTACGTCGCCCACCACGGGGACGTGACGAACAAGCTGTCCACCGCGCTCGGCTGGCGCGACATGGTGGGGCGCGGGGCCGGTGAGGCGTTCCAGCTGGAGCTGAGCGGCAGTGGCGCGGTCTACGTCCAGGCGTCGGAGGAGAAGCTGTGA
- a CDS encoding AIM24 family protein: protein MFRLQGSKTLAVDLTGDAVKAKNGSMVAYDGQMAFKKMSGGGEGVRGMVTRRLTGEQMTVMEVKGQGTCYFADRASEINLVSLHGDKLYVEASNLLATDGGLRTGTSFTGLRGGASGNGLFTTTVEGTGQAAIMSDGAAVLLRVTPQYPLTVDPGAYIAHQGSLQQHFQSGVNFRTLMGEGSGESFQIRFEGDGLVYVQPSERNTVGGDV, encoded by the coding sequence ATGTTCCGACTCCAAGGCAGCAAGACGCTCGCCGTCGACCTGACCGGCGACGCCGTCAAGGCGAAGAACGGCTCGATGGTCGCGTACGACGGACAGATGGCGTTCAAGAAGATGTCCGGCGGGGGCGAGGGCGTCCGCGGCATGGTGACCCGCCGGCTGACCGGCGAGCAGATGACGGTGATGGAGGTGAAGGGGCAGGGCACCTGTTACTTCGCCGACCGGGCGAGCGAGATCAATCTGGTCTCGCTGCACGGCGACAAGCTGTACGTCGAGGCGAGCAATCTGCTCGCCACCGACGGCGGTCTGCGCACCGGGACGTCCTTCACCGGGCTGCGCGGCGGGGCGAGCGGCAACGGTCTGTTCACCACCACGGTCGAGGGAACCGGCCAGGCCGCGATCATGTCGGACGGCGCGGCGGTGCTGCTGCGGGTGACGCCCCAGTACCCGCTGACCGTCGACCCGGGCGCCTACATCGCCCATCAGGGCAGTCTCCAGCAGCACTTCCAGTCCGGGGTGAACTTCCGCACGCTGATGGGCGAGGGCTCCGGCGAGTCGTTCCAGATCCGCTTCGAGGGCGACGGGCTCGTCTACGTACAGCCCAGTGAGCGGAACACCGTCGGGGGCGATGTCTGA
- a CDS encoding DUF3817 domain-containing protein produces MDIKTATALHRLRLISIPEALSFPALILFGSVLSRVSDIDFLMMPLGMLHGVLFVIYAVLLVDVWAKAKWPLKRVALFFLLALLPFGGLYGDKLLKRYEADGAIAARARREGTVSA; encoded by the coding sequence GTGGACATCAAGACCGCTACCGCCCTGCACCGGCTGCGCCTCATCTCGATTCCCGAGGCGCTGTCCTTCCCCGCCCTCATCCTCTTCGGCTCGGTCCTCAGCCGCGTCTCGGACATCGACTTCCTGATGATGCCGCTGGGCATGCTGCACGGGGTGCTCTTCGTGATCTACGCCGTGCTGCTGGTCGACGTATGGGCCAAGGCGAAGTGGCCGCTGAAGCGCGTCGCCCTGTTCTTCCTGCTGGCGCTGCTCCCGTTCGGCGGGCTGTACGGCGACAAGCTCCTCAAGCGCTACGAGGCCGACGGCGCCATCGCCGCCCGCGCCCGCCGCGAGGGGACGGTCAGCGCATGA
- a CDS encoding MTH1187 family thiamine-binding protein: MIVAFSVSPLGVGEDVGEYVADAVRVVRESGLPNRTDAMFTSIEGEWDEVMDVVKRAVAAVEARAGRVSLVLKADIRPGVTDGLTSKVETVERYLAP; encoded by the coding sequence ATGATCGTCGCCTTCTCGGTCTCCCCGCTGGGTGTCGGCGAGGACGTCGGCGAGTACGTGGCCGACGCCGTGCGGGTCGTCCGCGAGTCCGGACTGCCCAACCGTACGGACGCCATGTTCACCTCCATCGAAGGTGAATGGGACGAGGTCATGGACGTCGTCAAGCGCGCCGTCGCCGCCGTCGAGGCCCGCGCCGGACGCGTCTCCCTGGTCCTGAAGGCCGACATCCGGCCGGGTGTCACCGACGGCCTGACCTCCAAGGTCGAGACGGTGGAGCGGTACCTGGCGCCCTGA
- a CDS encoding ArsR/SmtB family transcription factor, with translation MPFHLHFDENDLLRCRFALSPLWETQEAVRTLARAYRHGYHLPWLRQIRAEAAALDLEPLWLLMPDGGHNPDFICPPPLGPLATFEEEIAGLRSVDPEVARADMAMALAERPGGLVSAAGRRMLADPARTVRELADLLERAWQVLVEPHWPRLRALLEADIAYHSRRLAEVGFERLLGEVSPQLRWTESTLTIVGTKGNHSRVLGGQGLVLMPSAFVWPEVVGGYEEPWLPAVIYPARGIGGLWSEAADRTPEVLARLLGRARADVLCALDEPAGTSSLAHRLSLAPSSVSAHLSVLREAGLLTSRRYGHQVLYERTPLGIALAVSP, from the coding sequence ATGCCGTTCCATCTGCACTTCGACGAGAACGATCTGCTGCGCTGCCGCTTCGCGCTCTCGCCGCTCTGGGAGACCCAGGAAGCCGTGCGCACCCTGGCCCGCGCCTACCGCCACGGCTACCACCTGCCCTGGCTCCGGCAGATCCGGGCGGAGGCCGCGGCGCTGGACCTGGAGCCGCTGTGGCTGCTCATGCCGGACGGGGGCCACAACCCGGACTTCATCTGCCCGCCGCCGCTCGGCCCGCTCGCCACGTTCGAGGAGGAGATCGCGGGCCTCCGGTCGGTCGACCCCGAGGTCGCCCGTGCGGACATGGCGATGGCCCTGGCGGAACGGCCCGGCGGCCTGGTGTCCGCCGCCGGACGGCGGATGCTCGCCGATCCCGCACGGACCGTCCGGGAACTGGCCGATCTGCTGGAACGGGCCTGGCAGGTGCTGGTCGAGCCGCACTGGCCACGGCTGCGCGCGCTGCTGGAGGCCGATATCGCCTACCACTCCCGACGGCTCGCGGAGGTCGGCTTCGAGCGGCTCCTGGGCGAGGTGAGCCCGCAGCTGCGCTGGACGGAATCCACGCTCACCATCGTGGGGACCAAGGGGAACCATTCCCGGGTCCTCGGCGGGCAGGGGCTCGTCCTGATGCCGAGCGCGTTCGTCTGGCCGGAGGTGGTCGGCGGGTACGAGGAACCCTGGCTGCCCGCGGTGATCTACCCGGCGCGCGGGATCGGCGGACTGTGGAGCGAGGCCGCCGACCGGACCCCCGAGGTACTCGCCCGGCTGCTCGGCCGCGCGCGGGCCGATGTGCTGTGCGCGCTGGACGAACCCGCCGGGACGAGCTCGCTGGCGCACCGGCTCTCCCTCGCCCCGTCCTCCGTATCGGCACATCTGTCGGTACTGCGGGAGGCGGGGCTGCTGACCTCACGGCGGTACGGGCACCAGGTGCTGTACGAACGGACTCCGCTCGGGATCGCGCTGGCGGTGTCGCCCTGA
- a CDS encoding MFS transporter has protein sequence MPSDTDTPAGTPRDRPAPEVPPPATPPERAAHPDPGPAAPLREPTGLTAAPTDPAPTGPAPAGPAPLASVPAGPAPLAPVASGPAPGRGYRAVFGVREFRAVFAAHLLSLLGVVISELALTVLVYDLTGSPLLSALTFALGFLPYLVGGTLFAGVADRYPARRVLVTCDLICAGCVAVMVLPGTPVAGLLALRCLVAAVSPVFTGTRMAALTDILGDGDLFVLGRSLLRIVSQSAVLVGFGVGGLLLAVVSPRGAITITVGTFLCSAALLRLGTRDRPARTGGDGGGALLKQSLAGARTVLADRRIRALILLFWVPAVFVVAPEALAAPYADAIGAGPAALGLMMCAMAVGHIGAELYAGSALSPRTRSRIVLPVAAAGLLPLVVYAVRPGLVLTVVALVLAGAGAAYIIGLDQWFVDAVPPELRGRAMTLLTAGLMTGQGVGMALAGLAAEFLPVHQVVAASGALGTACTVLLIVEVRRTAPAPKPGTEGRDGADRHMTSR, from the coding sequence ATGCCGAGCGATACCGACACCCCGGCGGGTACACCCCGCGACCGGCCCGCCCCCGAGGTACCGCCTCCGGCTACGCCCCCGGAGCGCGCCGCCCACCCCGACCCGGGCCCCGCGGCGCCGCTCCGGGAGCCCACCGGCCTCACAGCCGCACCCACCGACCCCGCACCCACCGGCCCCGCACCCGCCGGCCCCGCGCCCCTCGCCTCCGTGCCCGCTGGCCCCGCGCCCCTCGCCCCCGTGGCGTCCGGCCCCGCACCCGGGCGCGGCTACCGGGCCGTGTTCGGTGTCCGGGAGTTCCGGGCCGTCTTCGCCGCGCACCTCCTCTCGCTCCTCGGGGTGGTCATCAGTGAGCTGGCCCTCACGGTCCTCGTGTACGACCTCACCGGTTCGCCCCTGCTCAGCGCCCTCACCTTCGCGCTCGGCTTCCTCCCGTACCTCGTCGGCGGCACGCTCTTCGCCGGGGTCGCCGACCGCTACCCGGCCCGCCGGGTCCTCGTCACCTGTGACCTGATCTGCGCGGGCTGCGTCGCCGTGATGGTGCTGCCCGGCACCCCCGTGGCCGGGCTCCTGGCCCTGCGCTGCCTGGTCGCCGCGGTGTCGCCCGTGTTCACCGGGACCCGGATGGCCGCCCTCACCGACATCCTCGGCGACGGGGACCTCTTCGTACTGGGCCGCTCGCTGCTGCGGATCGTCTCGCAGAGCGCGGTACTCGTCGGCTTCGGCGTCGGCGGACTGCTGCTCGCCGTGGTGTCCCCGCGCGGGGCGATCACGATCACGGTCGGTACGTTCCTCTGCTCGGCCGCCCTGCTCCGCCTGGGCACCCGTGACCGGCCCGCCCGGACCGGGGGAGACGGGGGCGGCGCGCTGCTGAAGCAGTCGCTGGCCGGAGCCCGCACCGTGCTCGCCGACCGCAGGATCCGCGCGCTGATACTGCTCTTCTGGGTGCCCGCCGTGTTCGTCGTCGCCCCGGAGGCGCTCGCCGCCCCGTACGCGGACGCCATCGGCGCGGGACCCGCCGCGCTCGGGCTGATGATGTGCGCGATGGCGGTCGGCCACATCGGGGCCGAGCTGTACGCGGGCTCCGCCCTCAGCCCCCGTACCCGGTCCCGGATCGTGCTGCCGGTCGCCGCGGCCGGACTGCTGCCCCTCGTGGTGTACGCGGTCCGCCCCGGGCTGGTCCTGACCGTGGTGGCCCTCGTGCTGGCCGGGGCGGGGGCGGCGTACATCATCGGGCTCGACCAGTGGTTCGTCGACGCCGTCCCGCCGGAGCTGCGCGGCCGGGCCATGACCCTGCTCACCGCCGGGCTGATGACGGGCCAGGGCGTGGGCATGGCACTGGCCGGGCTGGCGGCCGAGTTCCTCCCCGTGCACCAGGTGGTGGCCGCGTCCGGGGCCCTCGGGACCGCGTGCACGGTGCTGCTGATCGTCGAGGTGCGCAGGACCGCTCCCGCGCCGAAGCCCGGTACCGAAGGGCGAGACGGGGCTGACCGGCATATGACCAGTCGGTAA
- a CDS encoding MarR family winged helix-turn-helix transcriptional regulator, with translation MPKPLSLPFDPIARAEELWHQRWGPVPSMGAITSIMRAQQILLAEVDAVVKPYGLTFARYEALVLLTFSKAGELPMSKIGERLMVHPTSVTNTVDRLVKSGLVDKRPNPNDGRGTLASITARGREVVEAATRDLVAMDFGLGAYDSEECAEIFAMLRPLRVAAHDFEDQ, from the coding sequence GTGCCGAAGCCGCTCAGCCTTCCCTTCGATCCCATCGCCCGTGCCGAAGAACTCTGGCATCAGCGCTGGGGGCCCGTGCCCTCGATGGGGGCGATCACCTCGATCATGCGGGCCCAGCAGATCCTGCTCGCCGAGGTCGACGCGGTCGTCAAGCCGTACGGACTGACCTTCGCCCGGTACGAGGCGCTGGTGCTGCTCACCTTCTCCAAGGCGGGTGAGCTGCCGATGTCCAAGATCGGCGAGCGGCTCATGGTGCACCCCACCTCCGTGACGAACACCGTCGACCGGCTGGTGAAGTCCGGTCTGGTCGACAAGCGCCCCAACCCGAACGACGGGCGGGGCACCCTGGCCTCCATCACCGCCAGGGGCCGCGAGGTCGTCGAGGCGGCCACCCGGGACCTGGTGGCGATGGACTTCGGTCTGGGGGCCTACGACTCCGAGGAGTGCGCCGAGATCTTCGCGATGCTGCGCCCGTTGCGGGTCGCCGCACACGATTTCGAGGACCAGTAG
- a CDS encoding DUF3817 domain-containing protein: protein MKRSVLTRYRVMAYVTAVMLLILCLCMVFKYGFDTGEGVTLVVSQIHGVLYIIYLIFAFDLGSKAKWPVGKLLWVLISGTIPTAAFFVERKVVAEVEPLIADRSPVTAKA, encoded by the coding sequence ATGAAACGCAGCGTGCTGACCCGTTATCGGGTGATGGCATACGTCACCGCCGTCATGTTGTTGATCCTCTGCCTGTGCATGGTCTTCAAGTACGGATTCGACACCGGTGAGGGCGTCACCCTCGTGGTCTCGCAGATCCATGGCGTGCTCTACATCATCTATCTGATCTTCGCCTTCGACCTCGGCTCCAAGGCGAAGTGGCCCGTCGGCAAGCTGCTGTGGGTACTGATCTCGGGCACCATCCCGACGGCCGCGTTCTTCGTGGAGCGCAAGGTCGTCGCCGAGGTGGAGCCGTTGATCGCGGACCGTTCCCCGGTGACCGCGAAGGCCTGA
- a CDS encoding acyl-CoA mutase large subunit family protein, with protein MDADAIEEGRLRWQARYDKARKRDADFTTLSGDPVEPAYGPRPGDTYEGFERIGWPGEYPFTRGLYPTGYRGRTWTIRQFAGFGNAEQTNERYKTILANGGGGLSVAFDMPTLMGRDSDDPRALGEVGHCGVAIDSAADMEVLFKDIPLGDVTTSMTISGPAVPVFCMYLVAAERQGVDPGVLNGTLQTDIFKEYIAQKEWLFQPEPHLRLIGDLMEHCARDIPAYKPLSVSGYHIREAGATAAQELAYTLADGFGYVELGLSRGLDVDTFAPGLSFFFDAHLDFFEEIAKFRAARRIWARWMKETYGAKTDKAQWLRFHTQTAGVSLTAQQPYNNVVRTAVEALSAVLGGTNSLHTNALDETLALPSEQAAEIALRTQQVLMEETGVANVADPLGGSWYVEQLTDRIEAEAEKIFDQIKERGTRARPDGQHPIGPITSGILRGIEDGWFTGEIAESAFQYQRSLEKGDKRVVGVNVHHGSVTGDLEILRVSHEVERDQVRELGARKDGRDDAKVSAALAAMLAAARDGSNMIVPMLDAARAEATLGEICGVLREEWGTYTEPPGF; from the coding sequence ATGGACGCTGACGCGATCGAGGAAGGCCGCCTCCGCTGGCAGGCCCGTTACGACAAGGCCCGCAAGCGCGACGCGGACTTCACCACGCTCTCCGGGGACCCGGTGGAGCCCGCGTACGGGCCACGCCCCGGCGATACGTACGAGGGGTTCGAGCGGATCGGCTGGCCCGGCGAGTACCCCTTCACCCGAGGGCTCTACCCCACCGGCTACCGGGGCCGCACCTGGACCATCCGCCAGTTCGCCGGCTTCGGCAACGCCGAGCAGACCAACGAGCGCTACAAGACGATCCTGGCCAACGGCGGCGGCGGACTCAGTGTCGCCTTCGACATGCCGACCCTGATGGGCCGCGACTCCGACGACCCGCGGGCGCTCGGCGAGGTCGGGCACTGCGGCGTCGCCATCGACTCCGCCGCCGACATGGAGGTCCTGTTCAAGGACATCCCGCTCGGCGACGTCACGACCTCGATGACGATCAGCGGCCCCGCCGTCCCCGTCTTCTGCATGTACCTGGTCGCCGCCGAGCGCCAGGGCGTCGACCCGGGCGTGCTCAACGGCACGCTCCAGACCGACATCTTCAAGGAGTACATCGCGCAGAAGGAGTGGCTCTTCCAGCCCGAGCCCCATCTGCGCCTCATCGGCGACCTGATGGAGCACTGCGCCCGCGACATCCCCGCGTACAAGCCGCTCTCCGTCTCCGGCTACCACATCCGCGAGGCCGGGGCGACGGCCGCGCAGGAGCTGGCGTACACCCTGGCCGACGGCTTCGGCTACGTGGAGCTCGGCCTCTCCCGAGGGCTCGACGTCGACACCTTCGCCCCCGGACTCTCCTTCTTCTTCGACGCGCACCTCGACTTCTTCGAGGAGATCGCCAAGTTCCGCGCCGCCCGCCGGATCTGGGCCCGCTGGATGAAGGAGACGTACGGCGCGAAGACCGACAAGGCGCAGTGGCTGCGCTTCCACACCCAGACGGCCGGGGTCTCCCTCACCGCCCAGCAGCCGTACAACAACGTTGTACGCACCGCCGTCGAGGCGCTCTCCGCCGTCCTGGGCGGCACCAACTCGCTGCACACCAACGCCCTCGACGAGACCCTCGCCCTGCCCTCCGAGCAGGCCGCCGAGATCGCCCTGCGCACCCAGCAGGTGCTGATGGAGGAGACCGGCGTCGCCAATGTCGCCGACCCGCTGGGCGGCTCCTGGTACGTCGAGCAGCTCACCGACCGGATCGAGGCCGAGGCCGAGAAGATCTTCGACCAGATCAAGGAGCGCGGCACCCGCGCCCGGCCGGACGGACAGCACCCGATCGGCCCGATCACCTCCGGAATCCTGCGCGGCATAGAGGACGGCTGGTTCACCGGGGAGATCGCCGAGTCCGCCTTCCAGTACCAGCGGTCGCTGGAGAAGGGTGACAAGCGGGTCGTCGGCGTCAACGTCCACCACGGCTCCGTCACCGGCGATCTGGAGATCCTGCGGGTCAGCCACGAGGTCGAGCGCGACCAGGTGCGCGAGCTCGGCGCCCGCAAGGACGGCCGCGACGACGCCAAGGTGAGCGCCGCGCTGGCCGCGATGCTGGCCGCCGCCCGGGACGGCTCGAACATGATCGTGCCGATGCTGGACGCGGCACGGGCCGAGGCCACGCTCGGCGAGATCTGCGGTGTCCTGCGCGAGGAGTGGGGCACCTACACGGAGCCGCCGGGCTTCTGA